The DNA sequence TGACCAACAAATACGCCGAGGGCTATCCGGGCAAGCGCTACTACGGCGGCTGCGAGATCGTGGACATCGCCGAGGACCTGGCGATCTCGCGCGCGAGGGACCTCTTCGGGGCGGAGCACGTCAACGTGCAGCCGCACTCCGGCTCGCAGGCCAACATGGCGGTGTACTTCACCCTGCTCAAGCCGGGCGACACCGTGCTGGGACCGAACCTCTCCCACGGCGGCCATCTCACCGCCGGCAGCCCGATGAACTTCTCGGGCCGCTTCTACACGATCGTGCCCTACGGCGTCACGAAGGACACCGAGCGGATCGACATGGACCAGGTGCGCGACCTCGCGCGACAGCACCGGCCGCGGCTGATCATCGCGGGCGGCTCCGCCTTCCCCCGCGCGATCGAGTTCAAGCCGTTCCGCGAGATCGCCGACGAGGTGGGCGCGGCCTTCATGGCCGACATCGCGCATCCCGCCGGGCTGGTGGCCGCCGGGCTTCACCCGTCGCCGCTGCCCCACGCCGACTTCGTCACCACGACCACCCACAAGACGCTGCGCGGGCCGCGCGGCGGCATGGTCATGTGCCGCGCCCAGTACGCGAAGGAGCTGGACCGCACCGTGCTGCCCGGCATCCAGGGCGGGCCACTGATGCACGTCATCGCGGCGAAGGCGGTGGCGTTCCGCGAGGCTCAGACGCCCGAGTGGCGCGCTTACCAGGGCCAGATCGTGAAGAACGCCAAGGCGCTGGCCGACGCCCTCTCCGCCCGCGGCTTCCGGCTGGTCTCCGGCGGCACCGACACACACCTGATCCTGGTCGATCTCACCGCCCGCAACGTCACCGGCAAGGACGCCCAGGAGGCGCTCGACCGCGCCTGGATC is a window from the Candidatus Methylomirabilota bacterium genome containing:
- the glyA gene encoding serine hydroxymethyltransferase; this translates as MTRLEQVDPDIAKAIRDETLRQARNLELIASENFVSEAVLEAVGSVMTNKYAEGYPGKRYYGGCEIVDIAEDLAISRARDLFGAEHVNVQPHSGSQANMAVYFTLLKPGDTVLGPNLSHGGHLTAGSPMNFSGRFYTIVPYGVTKDTERIDMDQVRDLARQHRPRLIIAGGSAFPRAIEFKPFREIADEVGAAFMADIAHPAGLVAAGLHPSPLPHADFVTTTTHKTLRGPRGGMVMCRAQYAKELDRTVLPGIQGGPLMHVIAAKAVAFREAQTPEWRAYQGQIVKNAKALADALSARGFRLVSGGTDTHLILVDLTARNVTGKDAQEALDRAWITVNKNGIPFDTKGPMVTSGIRIGTPAVTTRGMKEPEMARIAQFIDQVLSRVGDGAVEAAVRGQVQELTTQFPLYAERLK